A genome region from Purpureocillium takamizusanense chromosome 8, complete sequence includes the following:
- the tbp1 gene encoding TATA-binding protein (TBP) (EggNog:ENOG503NUCG~COG:J~BUSCO:EOG09264HTG) codes for MEGIQTHPSNAAQAKAFTAPGSLSFPGATHELTPPASNGDAGQRVVNGQQVANGNGVTPATPAATPAANQGPSGITPTLQNIVATVNLDCRLDLKTIALHARNAEYNPKRFAAVIMRIREPKTTALIFASGKMVVTGAKSEDDSKLASRKYARIIQKLGFNAKFTDFKIQNIVGSCDIKFPIRLEGLASRHHNFSSYEPELFPGLIYRMIKPKIVLLIFVSGKIVLTGAKVREEIYQAFEMIYPVLQDFRKV; via the exons ATGGAGGGCATCCAGACTCATCCGTCCAACGCCGCGCAGGCGAAGGCGTTTACCGCGCCCGGCTCGTTGTCGTTCCCCGGAGCGACCCACGAGCTGACTCCGCCCGCCAGCAATGGTGACGCCGGACAGCGTGTTGTCAACGGTCAGCAGGTCGCAAACGGAAATGGGGTGACTCCCGCTACTCCCGCTGCCACGCCTGCGGCCAACCAGGGCCCCAGTGGCATCACTCCCACCTTGCA GAACATTGTCGCAACGGTCAACCTTGACTGCCGCCTTGATCTGAAGACGATCGCTCTGCATGCCCGCAACGCTGAGTACAACCCCAAG CgtttcgccgccgtcatcatgcgTATTCGTGAGCCCAAGACCACTGCTTTGATCTTCGCCAGTGGCAAGATGGTTGTTACTGGCGCCAAGTCCGAGGACGATTCGAAGCTTGCCTCGCGCAAGTACGCACGGATTATCCAGAAGCTCGGTTTCAACGCCAAGTTCACGGACTTCAAGATCCAGAACATTGTCGGCTCCTGCGACATCAAGTTCCCAATTCgtctcgagggcctcgctTCGCGCCATCACAACTTCAGCTCGTACGAGCCTGAGCTGTTCCCTGGTCTCATCTACCGCATGATCAAGCCCAAGATCGTTCTTCTCATCTTTGTCAGCGGCAAGATTGTCCTCACTGGTGCCAAGGTGCGCGAGGAGATCTACCAGGCCTTCGAGATGATCTATCCTGTGCTGCAAG ACTTCCGAAAGGTTTAG
- a CDS encoding uncharacterized protein (COG:S~CAZy:GH125~SECRETED:SignalP(1-17~SECRETED:cutsite=VSA-AI~SECRETED:prob=0.6786)~EggNog:ENOG503NWZ6): protein MKHIAVFALAGASVVSAAIPSDCPAYDTYAAERHAPYSCGKFKYPYQRPEDRCRTYAVPEVEDTLQTVKKAIKDPDLYRLFLNAWPNTVDTTILWRGAAADNKDEELAFVTTGDIHAMWLRDSANQLQSYKPILKIKSHNETNNIATLYRGAINLQARYIRKFPYCNSFEPPPESGIPVTHNKRKRGLYKRGDTVSPPYDPNVVFECKYELDSVSAFLQLSWDYYDVTKDKDFFGKFHWAEAVKTILQLAKDMMISTYTGDGLVQKPVYNWLRDANSATEVVSNGGTGNPVAGNIGLVRSFFRPSDDSTIYQYFIPANMMFSRYLKACVPIMESIDKDTAAQMDKLSDGIAKAIDEHGIVKHPKYGDIYAFEVDGFGSSNLMDDANVPSLLSIPHLGFKPASDAVYKRTRDFVLSKSNPYFGFGPVLNSTGGPHLGPGMAWPMGVVMRTMTSTDDDEIVYGIKQLMGSTSGLGLIHESVNTHNDTKWTRSWFAWANGLFGQMILDILDKKPHLLQRSYQD, encoded by the exons ATGAAGCATATCGCCGTctttgccctcgccggcgcgagcgtcgtctccgccgccatTCCTTCAGACTGCCCGGCCTACGATAcgtacgccgccgagcgtcaCGCGCCCTACTCGTGCGGCAAGTTCAAGTATCCCTACCAGCGCCCCGAGGACCGCTGCCGTACCTACGCGGTCCCCGAGGTCGAGGATACGCTCCAGACGGTCAAgaaggccatcaaggaccCGGACCTGTACAGACTCTTTCTCAACGCGTGGCCCAACACGGTAGACACGACCATTCTGTGGAGgggtgcggcggccgacAACAAGGATGAGGAG CTCGCCTTCGTCACCACTGGCGACATTCATGCCATGTGGCTTCGTGACAGCGCCAACCAGCTCCAGTCGTACAAGCCAATCTTGAAAATCAAGTCGCACAATGAGACCAACAACATTGCCACGCTGTACCGCGGCGCCATCAACCTCCAGGCCCGCTACATCCGCAAGTTCCCGTACTGCAACTCGTTCGAGCCGCCTCCCGAGTCCGGCATCCCCGTCACCCACAACAAGCGCAAGCGCGGCCTCTACAAGAGGGGCGACACCGTGAGCCCGCCGTACGACCCCAATGTCGTCTTCGAGTGCAAGTACGAGCTCGACTCCGTCTCCGCTTTCCTCCAGCTCTCTTGGGACTACTACGACGtcaccaaggacaaggacttCTTTGGCAAGTTTCATTGGGCCGAGGCGGTCAAGACGATCCTTCAGCTCGCCAAGGACATGATGATCAGCACCTACACCGGGGACGGACTCGTCCAGAAACCCGTGTACAACTGGCTCCGCGACGCAAACAGCGCGACCGAGGTTGTCTCGAatggcggcaccggcaatCCCGTGGCCGGCAACATCGGCCTCGTGCGCAGCTTCTTCCGGCCGTCAGATGACTCGACCATCTACCAGTACTTCATCCCCGCAAACATGATGTTCTCGCGCTACCTCAAGGCCTGCGTGCCAATCATGGAGTCCATCGACAAGgacaccgccgcccagatGGACAAGCTCTccgacggcatcgccaaggccatcgacgagcacggcatcgtcaagcaCCCCAAGTACGGCGACATCTACGCCTTCGAAGTCGACGGCTTCGGATCCTCCAACTTGATG GACGATGCGAATGTGCCCTCTCTCCTGAGCATCCCCCATCTCGGCTTCAAGCCCGCCTCAGACGCCGTGTACAAGCGCACCCGCGATTTTGTCCTCAGCAAGTCTAACCCTTACTTCGGCTTCGGGCCCGTCCTCAACTCCACTGGCGGCCCGCACCTCGGGCCCGGCATGGCTTGGCCCATGGGTGTTGTCATGCGCACCATGACGTCCACAGATGACGATGAAATCGTTTACGGCATCAAGCAGCTCATGGGGTCCACtagcggcctcggcctcatcCACGAGTCCGTGAACACGCACAACGACACCAAATGGACTAGGTCTTG GTTCGCCTGGGCCAACGGCTTGTTTGGGCAGATGATACTGGACATCCTCGACAAGAAGCCTCATCTCTTGCAGAGGAGCTACCAGGACTGA
- a CDS encoding Electron-transferring-flavoprotein dehydrogenase (BUSCO:EOG092619EA~COG:C~EggNog:ENOG503NY0G) — protein sequence MSAPLPVSRCVQQSARAVSRLRPGWAVGSALRPAAAAAAPRRTFAVLRPVSPVPLPGARAFSTGARLRAEDSVEEAFDPSSIERESDQVDVCIVGGGPAGLSAAIRLKQLANEAGNEDFRVLVLEKAGDMGAHILSGAVIQPTAINELIPDWLDESNPNRFEHATPAGTDKMRFLTKTSSFPVPTPPQMSNHGNYIVSLNQFVKWLGERAEEVGVEVYPGFAAAEVLYDSDGSVKGVATNDLGIGRDGRPKDTFERGMEFHARVTMFGEGCHGSLTKQVIKKFDLRKDSQHQTYGIGLKEVWEVEPEKFERGLVVHAMGYPLPSSLYGGSFMYHFGDNLVALGLVVALDYENPWISPYQEFQKMKHHPMFKKVLEGGKCISYGARALVEGGFQSIPNVAFPGGALIGDSAGFVNVPKVKGTHNAMKSGILAAEAAWGALNQTNDGTVFLYDYEDSLRKSSIWKELKEVRNMRPSFHTPLGLYGGMAYSGLEAFVLKGRVPWTLKHKKPDYAATKPADQFPKIEYEKPDGKISFDILTSVSRTGTNHEEDQPVHLQVKDWDAHTNKAWPAFKGLENRFCPAGVYEYVEDESKPHGVRFQINSQNCIHCKTCDIKAPQQDINWQVPQGGEGPKYYMT from the exons ATGTCGGCCCCCTTACCAGTGTCGAGATGCGTCCAGCAAAGTGCCCGAGCCGTCTCCCGCCtgcggccgggctgggccgTGGGCTCAGCGCTgcgtccggcggcggcggcggcggccccgagGAGAACTTTCGCGGTCCTGCGGCCCGTCTCCcccgtgccgctgcccggcgcgcgggcgtTCAGCACCGGCGCGAGGTTGCGCGCCGAGGATTCTGTAGAGGAAGCCTTTGATCCGTCGAGCATCGAGCGCGAGTCGGATCAGGTTGACGTgtgcatcgtcggcggcggccccgccggcctcagcgccgccatccggCTCAAGCAGCTGGCTAATGAGGCCGGCAACGAGGACTTCCGAGTCCTTGTGCTCGAAAAGGCCGGCGACATGGGCGCGCACATCCTctccggcgccgtcatccaACCCACTGCCATCAACGAACTCATCCCCGACTGGCTCGACGAGTCCAACCCAAACCGCTTCGAGCATGCGACCCCCGCCGGGACCGACAAGATGCGATTCCTCACAAAAACATCCTCCTTCCCCGTCCCCACGCCCCCGCAGATGAGCAACCACGGCAACTACATCGTGAGCCTGAATCAATTCGTCAAGTGgctcggcgagcgggccgAAGAGGTTGGAGTGGAGGTCTACCCTGGCTTCGCCGCAGCCGAGGTCCTCTACGACTCGGACGGCTCGGTCAAGGGCGTGGCCACCAATGACCTGGGCATTGGccgggacggacggcccAAGGATACCTTCGAGCGCGGCATGGAGTTCCATGCCCGGGTAACAATGTTTGGCGAGGGCTGCCATGGCAGTCTGACCAAGCAGGTTATCAAGAAGTTCGACCTGCGCAAAGACAGCCAGCACCAGACGTATGGAATCGGTCTCAAAGAGGTCTGGGAGGTTGAGCCGGAAAAATTCGAAAGGGGCCTGGTTGTCCACGCCATGGGTTACCCTCTGCCCAGCAGTCTCTACGGCGGTTCCTTCATGTACCATTTTGGCGACAACCTGGTGGCTCTCGGCCTCGTGGTTGCGCTCGACTACGAGAACCCGTGGATATCGCCGTACCAAGAGTTCCAGAAGATGAAGCACCACCCTATGTTCAAAAAAGTCCTCGAAGGCGGCAAGTGCATATCCTATGGTGCCCGCGCGCTGGTCGAGGGTGGCTTCCAGTCCATCCCCAACGTCGCATTCCCTGGTGGCGCCCTGATCGGCGACTCGGCTGGCTTCGTCAACGTCCCCAAGGTTAAGGGCACGCACAACGCGATGAAGTCTGGTATTCTTGCGGCTGAAGCTGCCTGGGGTGCCCTCAACCAGACCAACGACGGCACGGTCTTCCTCTACGATTACGAGGACTCTCTGCGCAAGTCGTCAATCTGgaaggagctcaaggaggtGCGCAACATGCGCCCCTCCTTCCACACTCCCCTAGGCCTCTATGGCGGCATGGCATATTCGGGCCTGGAAGCCTTCGTGCTAAAGGGTCGTGTTCCGTGGACGCTCAAGCATAAGAAGCCCGACTATGCGGCCACCAAGCCTGCAGACCAATTCCCCAAGATTGAGTACGAGAAGCCCGACGGCAAGATCAGCTTTGACATCCTGACCAGTGTCTCTCGCACTGGTACGAACCACGAGGAGGACCAACCTGTTCACCTACAGGTCAAGGACTGGGATGCGCATACGAATAAGGCCTGGCCAGCCTTCAAGGGCTTGGAGAACCGCTTCTGTCCGGCGGGTGTTTACGAAtacgtcgaggacgagtccAAGCCCCACGGAGTGCGGTTCCAAATCAACTCGCAAAA CTGCATTCACTGCAAGACATGCGATATCAAGGCACCGCAACAAGACATCAACTGGCAAGTGCCCCAAGGAGGCGAGGGTCCCAAGTACTACATGACTTGA
- a CDS encoding uncharacterized protein (COG:A~EggNog:ENOG503NXAN) gives MSSGKAPSAFPDAEAKLAQPIKQSAFERSRAEAEAKRKRDQAETEAVYKEFVKSFDHDDDGGRLSRPMPSQSSRPRISDSSVGFNTGRRHFAASAMKKSGPGTLGPAPGYDSRRSFNDYSRPPRVTGSSAGSQELHSNRLSVSAFNSDSDEDEVQRDAAQRAELKAVAKPQLRMMSMPAGVSPAAIRALLPDLKIEAVKIESTSGPSHGQKRLANAVITLARDTPGSAMDAAVSSLQNRYLGTGNYLSIQRHLSSAVLNPAGASPGASSAPLPFGAKAIEQNLGPRGNNTYQSRHRGFAPPSSYARPGTGLDRLGQFYVPVTVPDDLKLFRQIHSVVERIIQHGAAHEARLMSRPDIQRDEKWSWLWDSKSTAGVYYRWRLWQLNTAYKPSPQKEPHVRVCDENLTWKAVEHLPFENVSEFREIASDPDYNSSDEEDDLEPGNAGNGGSLEAERPYLSPLDQARLAFLLSRLPESHSKLRKRDVARVSVFALSHADRGPAEIVDMIVTNIAKPFVFTTANPEYDPAAKPPTDAVGPEDASASEAADTSAASLVGLYIVSDILATAATTVYRHTWRYRGLFEKSLKERQVFEHLGSIPEKQGWGRLRAEKWRRSIKLILNLWEGWSVFPTKTLAYFTSMFEDPPSLQKPENEPQDEVDKGKWKAVGLSAAGAAGNTQSNETHAGDVGGVPIQEADVQGEAVDDEDVAGVPVEEDDIQGEPIDDDDVEGEPIDEDDMDADTDGDTAMKATSPDDSDGPPGEKEQREENTKRRNDSPGVDGQPGGSDNPIRPDSQDERNGPPRKRMRAVDMFADSL, from the coding sequence ATGTCTTCCGGAAAGGCACCCTCGGCTTTCCCTGATGCCGAGGCCAAGCTGGCACAGCCCATCAAGCAATCCGCCTTCGAAAGATCGAgagccgaagccgaagcgAAGCGGAAGCGCGACCAAGCCGAGACTGAGGCGGTATACAAAGAGTTCGTGAAGTCCTtcgaccatgacgacgatggcggccgacTAAGCCGCCCCATGCCGTCGCAATCATCGCGACCCCGCATCAGCGACTCGTCTGTTGGCTTTAACACAGGCAGGCGGCACTTTgctgcgtcggcgatgaagaagagcGGACCGGGAACCCTGGGACCTGCCCCCGGATACGACAGTCGGCGTTCGTTCAACGACTactcccgcccgccgagagTCACCGGCTCCTCGGCTGGCAGTCAAGAGCTGCATTCTAACAGGCTGTCAGTATCCGCCTTCAACAgtgacagcgacgaggacgaagtcCAGAGGGACGCTGCGCAGAGAGCTGAACTCAAGGCCGTGGCGAAGCCCCAGCTCCGAATGATGAGCATGCCCGCAGGTGTTTCCCCGGCGGCCATTCGAGCTCTCCTGCCCGATTTGAAGATTGAAGCTGTCAAGATCGAGTCTACGTCTGGACCCAGCCATGGTCAGAAGAGACTTGCAAATGCCGTCATCACCTTGGCGAGGGACACGCCGGGAAGTGCAATGGATGCGGCTGTTAGTTCTCTCCAGAATCGATACCTCGGCACCGGCAACTATCTGTCGATTCAGCGGCACCTATCTTCGGCCGTCCTCAACCCTGCCGGCGCATCGCCTGGCGCATCATCGGCGCCTCTACCGTTTGGTGCCAAAGCCATAGAGCAAAATTTGGGCCCGCGTGGAAACAATACCTACCAGAGCCGCCACCGTGGTTTCGCGCCTCCTTCGTCGTACGCGCGACCCGGTACTGGCTTGGACAGACTGGGCCAGTTTTACGTCCCGGTAACGGTCCCGGATGATCTAAAGCTGTTTCGCCAGATCCATTCTGTCGTTGAGCGTATCATTCAACATGGCGCAGCGCATGAAGCCCGACTCATGTCACGACCGGACATACAGCGAGACGAGAAATGGTCTTGGCTGTGGGACTCGAAAAGCACCGCGGGTGTATACTACCGCTGGCGTCTTTGGCAACTCAACACCGCGTACAAACCTAGTCCTCAAAAGGAACCCCATGTCCGTGTCTGCGACGAGAATTTGACATGGAAGGCCGTTGAGCATCTGCCGTTTGAAAACGTCTCCGAGTTCCGTGAGATCGCCTCGGATCCTGATTACAACTCTtcggatgaggaggacgatCTTGAACCCGGCAATGCAGGCAATGGTGGCAGTCTTGAAGCCGAGCGACCTTACCTGAGCCCCCTGGACCAGGCAAGGCTCGCTTTCCTCCTGAGCCGCCTCCCAGAGAGCCATTCTAAACTCCGAAAAAGGGATGTCGCCAGAGTTTCTGTTTTCGCGCTTTCCCACGCCGACCGTGGCCCTGCAGAAATCGTGGACATGATCGTGACCAACATAGCGAAGCCCTTCGTCTTCACGACCGCCAACCCGGAGTACGACCCGGCCGCAAAACCGCCTACAGACGCCGTGGGGCCAGAAGACGCGTCTGCTAGTGAAGCCGCTGACACCAGCGCTGCGAGCCTGGTAGGCTTGTACATCGTCAGTGATATactcgccacggcggccaccacgGTCTACCGCCACACTTGGCGATATCGGGGGTTGTTTGAAAAGTCGCTCAAGGAGCGTCAAGTTTTTGAGCACCTTGGGTCAATACCAGAGAAGCAAGGTTGGGGCCGTCTCCGAGCCGAGAAGTGGAGACGCAGCATCAAGCTGATACTTAACCTGTGGGAGGGATGGAGTGTATTTCCGACGAAGACCCTGGCATACTTCACATCTATGTTTGAGGACCCACCTTCTCTTCAGAAGCCCGAGAACGAGCCTCAGGATGAGGTGGACAAGGGCAAGTGGAAAGCGGTGGgattgtcggcggcgggggcggcgggcaacaCGCAGTCCAATGAAACCCACGCGGGTGACGTGGGAGGAGTGCCAATCCAAGAAGCCGACGTCCAAGGTGAGGccgtcgatgatgaagatgttGCTGGCGTTCCGGTTGAGGAAGATGACATCCAGGGAGAGCcaatcgacgacgatgatgtggAGGGCGAGCCCATCGATGAAGATGACATGGATGCCGACACTGACGGCGATACCGCGATGAAGGCCACAAGCCCAGACGATTCGGATGGGCCGCCGGGTGAAAAGGAACAAAGAGAAGAAAATACGAAACGACGGAACGATAGCCCTGGCGTGGATGGGCAACCTGGCGGTTCAGACAATCCCATTCGACCCGATTCCCAGGATGAAAGGAATGGACCTCCCAGGAAGCGGATGCGCGCTGTCGACATGTTTGCTGATTCGCTGTAA
- a CDS encoding uncharacterized protein (COG:S~CAZy:GH125~SECRETED:SignalP(1-17~SECRETED:cutsite=VSA-AI~SECRETED:prob=0.6786)~EggNog:ENOG503NWZ6), which yields MKHIAVFALAGASVVSAAIPSDCPAYDTYAAERHAPYSCGKFKYPYQRPEDRCRTYAVPEVEDTLQTVKKAIKDPDLYRLFLNAWPNTVDTTILWRGAAADNKDEELAFVTTGDIHAMWLRDSANQLQSYKPILKIKSHNETNNIATLYRGAINLQARYIRKFPYCNSFEPPPESGIPVTHNKRKRGLYKRGDTVSPPYDPNVVFECKYELDSVSAFLQLSWDYYDVTKDKDFFGKFHWAEAVKTILQLAKDMMISTYTGDGLVQKPVYNWLRDANSATEVVSNGGTGNPVAGNIGLVRSFFRPSDDSTIYQYFIPANMMFSRYLKACVPIMESIDKDTAAQMDKLSDGIAKAIDEHGIVKHPKYGDIYAFEVDGFGSSNLMDDANVPSLLSIPHLGFKPASDAVYKRTRDFVLSKSNPYFGFGPVLNSTGGPHLGPGMAWPMGVVMRTMTSTDDDEIVYGIKQLMGSTSGLGLIHESVNTHNDTKWTRSW from the exons ATGAAGCATATCGCCGTctttgccctcgccggcgcgagcgtcgtctccgccgccatTCCTTCAGACTGCCCGGCCTACGATAcgtacgccgccgagcgtcaCGCGCCCTACTCGTGCGGCAAGTTCAAGTATCCCTACCAGCGCCCCGAGGACCGCTGCCGTACCTACGCGGTCCCCGAGGTCGAGGATACGCTCCAGACGGTCAAgaaggccatcaaggaccCGGACCTGTACAGACTCTTTCTCAACGCGTGGCCCAACACGGTAGACACGACCATTCTGTGGAGgggtgcggcggccgacAACAAGGATGAGGAG CTCGCCTTCGTCACCACTGGCGACATTCATGCCATGTGGCTTCGTGACAGCGCCAACCAGCTCCAGTCGTACAAGCCAATCTTGAAAATCAAGTCGCACAATGAGACCAACAACATTGCCACGCTGTACCGCGGCGCCATCAACCTCCAGGCCCGCTACATCCGCAAGTTCCCGTACTGCAACTCGTTCGAGCCGCCTCCCGAGTCCGGCATCCCCGTCACCCACAACAAGCGCAAGCGCGGCCTCTACAAGAGGGGCGACACCGTGAGCCCGCCGTACGACCCCAATGTCGTCTTCGAGTGCAAGTACGAGCTCGACTCCGTCTCCGCTTTCCTCCAGCTCTCTTGGGACTACTACGACGtcaccaaggacaaggacttCTTTGGCAAGTTTCATTGGGCCGAGGCGGTCAAGACGATCCTTCAGCTCGCCAAGGACATGATGATCAGCACCTACACCGGGGACGGACTCGTCCAGAAACCCGTGTACAACTGGCTCCGCGACGCAAACAGCGCGACCGAGGTTGTCTCGAatggcggcaccggcaatCCCGTGGCCGGCAACATCGGCCTCGTGCGCAGCTTCTTCCGGCCGTCAGATGACTCGACCATCTACCAGTACTTCATCCCCGCAAACATGATGTTCTCGCGCTACCTCAAGGCCTGCGTGCCAATCATGGAGTCCATCGACAAGgacaccgccgcccagatGGACAAGCTCTccgacggcatcgccaaggccatcgacgagcacggcatcgtcaagcaCCCCAAGTACGGCGACATCTACGCCTTCGAAGTCGACGGCTTCGGATCCTCCAACTTGATG GACGATGCGAATGTGCCCTCTCTCCTGAGCATCCCCCATCTCGGCTTCAAGCCCGCCTCAGACGCCGTGTACAAGCGCACCCGCGATTTTGTCCTCAGCAAGTCTAACCCTTACTTCGGCTTCGGGCCCGTCCTCAACTCCACTGGCGGCCCGCACCTCGGGCCCGGCATGGCTTGGCCCATGGGTGTTGTCATGCGCACCATGACGTCCACAGATGACGATGAAATCGTTTACGGCATCAAGCAGCTCATGGGGTCCACtagcggcctcggcctcatcCACGAGTCCGTGAACACGCACAACGACACCAAATGGACTAGGTCTTGGTAA
- a CDS encoding uncharacterized protein (EggNog:ENOG503NUZZ~COG:E) produces the protein MESNPPSSILIVGSGVFGLSTAWALSKRPLFAGTTITVVDHARGQFPPTDCASVDTSRIIRADYADPHYTALATVAQEEWRKQGHDDLGGQGRYTESGFVLTADEAKEVKVGTKSGMDYTKESWKNVVEYAVKNGFSADRIKTLESRDALNAALGTDAHPGDWGYFNTLSGWADAGKGMKWLYERVAATGRVNFVDANVQELATEGDRVVGAKLLDGTLLAGDVVFVAAGAWTGELIDLRGQVEATGHVLGYVDITEDELAVLSKQPVVLNLSSGLFIIPPREKVLKVARHSFGYLNPTTVHNALPPSPSLRRGPIVVSRPATHRDGELSRLPLEADVDLRRALKDLVPIKGLENRPWRETRLCWYSDTRDGDWLVDWHPGWKGLFIATGDSGHGYKFLPLLGERVLDCMLGNGGDLGHKWRWKGPADEVIGREVDGKFHGLITHDGSRGGYPGMILQEELARMN, from the coding sequence ATGGAGAGCAACCCGCCTTCGTCCATTCTCATTGTCGGCTCCGGCGTGTTCGGCCTAAGCACAGCGTGGGCGCTGAGCAAGCGCCCCCTCTTTGCCGGCACGACCATCACCGTTGTGGATCATGCGCGAGGGCAGTTCCCTCCCACGGATTGCGCAAGCGTGGACACGTCGAGAATCATCAGGGCAGATTACGCAGATCCTCATTACACCGCTCTCGCGACCGTGGCGCAGGAGGAGTGGCGTAAGCAAGGACACgatgacctcggcggccaaggtcggTATACGGAGTCAGGGTTCGTCCTCACCGCGGATGAAGCCAAGGAGGTCAAGGTCGGCACCAAGTCCGGGATGGACTACACCAAAGAGAGCTGGAAGAACGTCGTCGAGTATGCCGTCAAGAACGGGTTTTCTGCGGACCGGATCAAGACGCTCGAGAGCCGTGACGCGCTCAACGCCGCTTTAGGGACGGACGCACACCCCGGTGATTGGGGATATTTCAACACCCTATCCGGCTGGGCCGACGCTGGCAAGGGCATGAAGTGGCTCTACGAGCGAGTAGCGGCCACAGGGAGGGTCAACTTTGTCGACGCCAACGTGCAGGAGTTGGCGACGGAAGGCGACAGGGTCGTGGGAGCGAAGCTACTGGACGGCACACTGCTTGCGGGCGATGTGGTattcgtcgccgccggcgcttgGACGGGCGAGCTCATTGACTTGAGGGGGCAGGTCGAGGCAACTGGCCACGTTTTGGGGTACGTCGATATCACAgaggacgagctcgccgtgCTGTCGAAGCAGCCCGTCGTGTTGAACCTGTCGTCGGGTCTCTTCATTATCCCGCCGCGGGAAAAGGTGCTCAAGGTTGCTCGACACAGTTTCGGCTACCTCAATCCTACAACGGTCCATAACGCCTTGCCCCCGTCTCCCTCTTTGAGGCGCGGACCCATAGTCGTCTCCCGTCCCGCCACACATCGGGACGGGGAGCTGAGCCGCCTCCCGCTTGAGGCCGATGTCGACCTCCGCCGCGCACTCAAGGACCTCGTCCCCATCAAAGGCCTCGAAAACCGACCATGGAGGGAGACTAGGCTATGCTGGTACTCAGACACCAGAGACGGGGATTGGCTCGTGGACTGGCACCCCGGTTGGAAGGGCCTCTTCATCGCGACGGGCGACAGTGGCCACGGATACAAGTTTCTGCccctgctgggcgagcgGGTGCTGGACTGCATGCTTGGCAACGGCGGGGATCTGGGACACAAGTGGCGATGGAAGGGCCCTGCGGACGAAGTGATCGGGCGAGAAGTGGACGGTAAGTTTCATGGACTCATCACCCACGATGGGAGCAGGGGAGGATACCCGGGCATGATTTTGCAGGAAGAGCTCGCGCGGATGAATTAG